A genome region from Candidatus Nealsonbacteria bacterium includes the following:
- a CDS encoding DNA translocase FtsK, translating into MRRRKDKKKFKKNTEKRKNHNPPILYKKTKAWITGILMILVGVISFLSFFNQAGIAGRVFFDGFSFLIGKSIFLIPPLFLLGGILFLKKSRQRIYLPILLGIFILILGTSGMISIFQLVQTKGIADGINQLIIKEGGIMGFLMALPLEKTFGVEVTFIINLAVIIIGGLILIQFLLPEKDKIVFEKEPSFLSIRKILTPKFKIKEIPPLAGTSTSFPEEKRKTPEILVQSQTPENLLAKDLKVKPIEEKNKIIYQRPPLDLLESDHGKPSPGDIKSNSVVIKKTLQNFGIQVEMSEVNIGPTVTQYTFKPAEGVKLSRITALNNDLSLALASHPIRIEAPIPGRSLVGIEVPNKVRAQVRLRHLIAHPSFQNSPANLLLSLGRDVAGNPVFADLARMPHLLVAGSTGTGKTICLNNLISSLLYRNPPETLRFILVDPKRVEFPVYNQLPHLLTPVIFNVNQTINALKWLTSEMERRFDVLSEARTRDIAVYNEMMGREGQTMPYIVLIIDELADLMAARGRDIEAGVVRIAQMARAVGIHLIVATQRPSVEVITGLIKANITSRITFQVASQVDSRTILDMAGAEKLLGAGDMLYISSDVSKPKRIQAAYISEKEVKRVTNWIKKAEKPKGEIVEDLSESLEKTLTLPGETTETFSEEGEDPLFEEAKKVVIEAKKASASLLQRRLRVGYARAARLIDMMEEKGIVGPGEGAKPREVYIETEEEERSEM; encoded by the coding sequence GTGAGAAGGAGAAAAGACAAAAAGAAATTTAAGAAAAACACAGAGAAAAGAAAAAATCATAACCCTCCAATTTTATATAAAAAGACTAAAGCTTGGATTACAGGAATTTTAATGATTTTGGTGGGGGTAATTTCTTTCTTGAGTTTTTTTAATCAAGCCGGGATAGCTGGAAGGGTATTTTTTGACGGATTTAGCTTTCTGATTGGAAAAAGTATCTTTTTAATCCCACCCCTTTTCTTGTTGGGTGGGATTTTGTTTTTAAAAAAGAGCCGGCAGAGAATCTATCTACCGATATTGTTGGGAATTTTTATTCTAATATTAGGAACTTCAGGCATGATATCGATTTTTCAATTGGTCCAGACAAAGGGGATAGCAGACGGAATTAATCAATTAATCATAAAAGAAGGGGGAATAATGGGTTTTCTAATGGCTTTGCCGCTAGAAAAAACCTTTGGGGTAGAAGTAACTTTCATTATAAATTTAGCAGTAATCATTATTGGCGGTTTAATCTTGATTCAATTTTTGCTGCCAGAAAAAGACAAAATAGTCTTCGAAAAAGAACCTTCTTTTTTATCTATTCGGAAAATTTTAACTCCTAAATTTAAGATAAAAGAAATACCTCCCCTGGCTGGGACTTCGACCTCTTTTCCGGAAGAAAAAAGAAAGACCCCGGAAATTCTTGTTCAATCTCAAACTCCAGAAAATCTCTTAGCCAAAGATCTGAAAGTTAAACCGATCGAAGAAAAGAATAAGATTATTTATCAAAGGCCTCCCCTAGACCTTTTGGAGTCTGACCATGGAAAGCCTAGCCCCGGAGACATTAAATCCAACTCAGTCGTTATTAAAAAGACTCTTCAAAATTTTGGTATTCAGGTTGAAATGTCAGAAGTCAATATTGGCCCGACCGTAACTCAGTATACTTTTAAACCAGCTGAAGGAGTGAAACTTTCTCGAATCACGGCCTTAAATAATGATCTATCCTTAGCCTTAGCTTCTCATCCAATCAGAATAGAGGCTCCCATTCCTGGCCGGTCTTTAGTGGGGATTGAAGTGCCCAACAAAGTAAGGGCTCAGGTTAGGCTGAGACATTTAATTGCTCATCCAAGTTTTCAGAATTCACCCGCCAATCTTCTTTTGTCCTTAGGCAGAGACGTCGCCGGCAATCCTGTTTTTGCTGATTTGGCTCGGATGCCTCATTTATTAGTCGCTGGTTCTACGGGTACGGGCAAGACCATTTGTCTTAATAATTTAATTTCGAGTCTTTTATATCGTAATCCTCCAGAAACCTTAAGATTTATTTTAGTTGATCCAAAAAGAGTAGAGTTTCCTGTCTATAATCAACTTCCTCATCTTTTAACTCCGGTAATTTTTAATGTCAATCAAACTATTAATGCTTTAAAGTGGTTGACTAGTGAAATGGAGAGGAGGTTTGATGTTTTATCTGAGGCTAGAACTCGAGATATTGCTGTCTATAATGAAATGATGGGACGGGAAGGTCAGACTATGCCTTATATTGTTTTAATTATTGATGAATTGGCTGACTTGATGGCGGCTCGTGGTCGAGACATTGAGGCAGGAGTTGTCAGAATAGCCCAAATGGCCAGAGCAGTAGGTATTCATTTGATAGTTGCAACCCAGCGGCCATCAGTTGAAGTAATTACCGGGCTGATTAAAGCAAATATTACTTCTCGGATTACTTTTCAGGTAGCTTCTCAAGTTGATTCGAGAACAATTCTAGATATGGCCGGAGCCGAAAAGTTATTGGGAGCAGGAGATATGCTTTATATTTCTTCCGATGTTTCTAAACCAAAAAGAATTCAGGCAGCTTATATCTCAGAAAAAGAAGTCAAAAGAGTGACTAATTGGATCAAGAAAGCAGAGAAACCAAAAGGAGAAATAGTAGAAGATCTAAGCGAAAGCCTGGAAAAGACATTAACCTTACCAGGGGAAACAACAGAGACCTTTTCTGAGGAAGGAGAAGACCCTCTCTTTGAAGAAGCAAAAAAAGTAGTTATTGAAGCCAAAAAGGCGTCAGCTTCCCTGCTACAACGAAGATTAAGGGTAGGATATGCTCGGGCAGCCAGATTAATTGATATGATGGAGGAAAAAGGGATTGTTGGCCCGGGAGAAGGGGCAAAGCCAAGAGAGGTTTACATTGAGACCGAAGAGGAAGAGCGTTCGGAAATGTGA
- the recA gene encoding recombinase RecA yields MAKQKKEQKIEKDKIQEAIEEIKQRFGEGAIMTLKEVRAVDVDVIPTGSISLDLALGVGGVPRGRVIEIFGPEMSGKTTLSLHILTETQKKGGVGAFIDAEHALDPDYAKRIGVNVDDLLISQPDSGEQALQIVETLVRSNQVDTIVIDSVAALTPKTEIAGEMGEFQIGLQARLMSQALRKLSGIVAKAKTVVIFLNQTRMKIGVRFGNPETTSGGLALKFYASVRLDLRRIAQIKHGDEIIGSRIKAKVVKNKVAAPFRVAEFDIYYNEGISYFGDIVQSGLNQELIKRSGSWFQYENTRLGQGMEGAKKYLKENPELAEKIRKAISEKAQRNSGL; encoded by the coding sequence ATGGCAAAACAAAAAAAAGAACAAAAAATTGAAAAGGATAAGATTCAGGAGGCAATTGAGGAAATCAAACAACGCTTTGGTGAAGGGGCAATTATGACATTGAAAGAAGTAAGAGCAGTTGATGTGGACGTTATTCCAACAGGCTCCATTTCTTTAGATTTAGCTTTGGGGGTAGGAGGCGTTCCTCGGGGAAGAGTAATTGAAATTTTTGGACCCGAAATGTCTGGCAAAACTACATTATCCCTTCACATTTTGACCGAAACTCAAAAAAAAGGAGGAGTAGGGGCTTTTATTGATGCAGAGCACGCTTTGGATCCTGACTATGCCAAGAGAATTGGAGTGAATGTTGATGACCTTTTAATTTCTCAGCCAGACTCTGGCGAACAAGCCTTGCAAATTGTGGAGACCCTGGTTAGGTCAAATCAGGTTGACACGATTGTTATTGATTCGGTTGCCGCTCTTACTCCTAAAACTGAAATTGCGGGCGAAATGGGGGAATTTCAAATTGGACTTCAGGCAAGATTAATGAGTCAGGCTTTGAGAAAGTTATCTGGTATTGTTGCAAAGGCAAAAACAGTAGTGATATTTTTGAACCAGACCCGAATGAAAATTGGAGTTCGTTTCGGGAATCCTGAGACTACCTCCGGAGGGTTGGCTCTTAAATTTTACGCTTCAGTTAGGCTTGATTTAAGAAGAATAGCCCAGATTAAACACGGAGATGAAATTATCGGATCGCGTATTAAGGCAAAAGTAGTTAAAAACAAAGTGGCTGCGCCCTTTAGGGTTGCTGAATTCGATATTTATTATAATGAAGGAATTTCTTATTTTGGCGATATTGTACAGAGTGGTTTAAACCAAGAGCTGATCAAAAGATCCGGAAGTTGGTTTCAGTATGAAAATACAAGACTTGGCCAGGGGATGGAGGGAGCAAAGAAATACTTAAAAGAAAACCCTGAATTGGCCGAGAAAATAAGAAAAGCAATATCAGAAAAAGCTCAGAGGAACTCTGGCTTATAA
- the rpsR gene encoding 30S ribosomal protein S18, whose product MDGNCYFCKHNFQEIDFKDIRTLGKFTSGLAKIRAKKRTRVCSLHQRKLAKAIKRARHFGLLPYTTK is encoded by the coding sequence ATGGACGGTAACTGTTATTTTTGTAAACACAACTTTCAAGAAATTGACTTTAAAGATATTAGAACTTTGGGGAAATTTACCTCCGGTCTGGCCAAAATCAGAGCCAAAAAAAGGACCAGAGTTTGTTCCTTGCATCAAAGGAAGCTCGCAAAAGCCATAAAAAGAGCACGCCATTTTGGGTTGCTTCCATATACCACAAAATAG
- the ssb gene encoding single-stranded DNA-binding protein encodes MNFNKVVLVGRVATDPEMRSTPAGQSVCTFRLATNRIWTEKDSGQKKEKTEYHNIVLWRRLAEIASQFLTKGSLVLIEGRLETKSWQDSSGNRRFRTEVVGQIMQLGPRAAGKTPPSPKEKEAPQEDIPIIEEKSEIEEKPEEEINIKDIPF; translated from the coding sequence ATGAATTTCAATAAAGTCGTTCTTGTGGGTCGGGTAGCCACCGACCCGGAGATGAGATCTACGCCAGCCGGTCAGTCGGTTTGTACTTTTAGATTAGCAACTAATAGGATTTGGACCGAGAAAGATTCTGGCCAAAAAAAAGAGAAAACCGAATATCATAATATCGTTCTCTGGCGAAGACTAGCCGAAATTGCGTCTCAATTTTTAACCAAGGGGTCTCTGGTTTTAATTGAAGGAAGACTAGAAACAAAGTCTTGGCAAGACTCTTCTGGTAATCGTCGTTTTAGAACAGAAGTCGTCGGTCAAATCATGCAGCTAGGTCCAAGGGCAGCGGGAAAAACTCCTCCTTCGCCAAAAGAAAAAGAGGCCCCTCAGGAAGATATTCCGATAATTGAAGAAAAATCAGAAATTGAAGAAAAGCCAGAAGAAGAAATCAATATAAAAGATATACCTTTCTAA
- the rpsF gene encoding 30S ribosomal protein S6 has protein sequence MKLYELTYFLSSNLNEEELKNFSEKIFSFIKENEGTLVENSLAQAKIVKKKLASPIKKESQAYLNVLSFYFDPQKIEKLKVKLTSESQILRYVILAKKIPEKTKIYGPLSIISKAKDVKPPPKKVDLKEIEKKLEEILGE, from the coding sequence ATGAAATTATACGAACTTACTTATTTTCTTTCTTCAAATTTAAACGAAGAAGAGCTTAAAAATTTTTCAGAAAAAATATTCTCCTTTATCAAAGAAAACGAAGGAACTTTAGTTGAAAACTCTTTAGCTCAAGCAAAAATAGTCAAAAAGAAATTAGCTTCACCAATAAAAAAAGAGAGTCAAGCTTATTTAAATGTTTTAAGTTTCTATTTTGATCCTCAGAAGATAGAAAAACTAAAAGTAAAACTTACTTCTGAAAGCCAAATCCTTCGTTACGTTATTCTGGCCAAAAAAATACCAGAGAAAACCAAAATCTACGGGCCTTTATCTATAATTTCCAAGGCAAAAGACGTTAAACCGCCTCCAAAAAAAGTTGATTTAAAAGAAATTGAGAAGAAATTAGAAGAAATATTGGGTGAATAA
- the ychF gene encoding redox-regulated ATPase YchF produces the protein MSFSVGIVGLPNVGKSTLFKALTKKQVDIASYPFTTIDPNVGVVAVPDERLKKIAEVIKPEKITPTIIDFIDIAGLVRGAHKGEGLGNQFLSHIRNCDLILEVVRDFKGEEVEHVEGEINPQEDIETIGTELLMKDLETVENLLKKIEKDLKFGDKKILKRGELFRRIQQPLSQGKLISTLSLSKEEKKEIGEFQFLTLKPIVYILNIDENYKEKSIQNLLPHLAIDLKTEEEISELSESEAKELELKSGVDQLILTCYNTLELITFYTVAGGKEVRAWTLKKGDTVLKAAELVHSDFAKKFIRAEVAEWKVLFKIKSWQKAKELGQIKTAGKDYLVQDKDVIEFKI, from the coding sequence ATGAGTTTTTCAGTAGGTATTGTTGGATTACCAAATGTTGGCAAGTCAACTCTATTTAAGGCCTTAACTAAAAAACAGGTTGATATTGCCTCTTACCCTTTCACCACCATAGATCCTAATGTGGGAGTAGTGGCTGTTCCCGATGAAAGATTAAAAAAAATTGCCGAAGTAATAAAACCAGAAAAAATTACTCCTACCATTATTGACTTTATTGATATTGCGGGTTTAGTCAGGGGGGCTCATAAGGGAGAGGGGTTGGGTAATCAATTCCTTTCACATATCAGAAACTGCGACTTAATTCTAGAAGTGGTCAGAGATTTTAAAGGAGAAGAAGTTGAGCATGTTGAAGGAGAAATTAATCCTCAAGAAGACATAGAAACAATCGGGACTGAACTTCTAATGAAAGATTTAGAAACTGTAGAAAACTTATTAAAAAAGATAGAAAAAGACCTTAAATTTGGGGACAAAAAAATTTTAAAAAGAGGGGAACTATTCCGGAGAATCCAGCAACCCCTTTCTCAAGGAAAATTAATTTCAACTCTTTCCCTGTCAAAAGAAGAGAAAAAAGAAATCGGAGAATTCCAGTTTCTAACCTTAAAACCAATTGTCTATATCTTAAATATTGACGAAAATTATAAAGAAAAAAGCATTCAAAATTTATTACCTCACTTAGCGATTGATTTAAAAACCGAGGAAGAAATTTCTGAATTATCAGAATCAGAAGCCAAAGAATTAGAGCTGAAATCCGGAGTTGACCAGTTAATCCTTACCTGTTACAATACCCTTGAGTTAATTACTTTCTACACGGTAGCTGGCGGAAAAGAAGTTCGAGCTTGGACGCTGAAAAAGGGAGATACGGTTTTGAAAGCGGCAGAACTTGTTCATTCTGATTTTGCCAAGAAATTTATCCGAGCCGAAGTTGCTGAATGGAAAGTGCTGTTCAAAATAAAGTCATGGCAAAAAGCCAAAGAATTGGGACAAATAAAAACGGCCGGAAAAGATTATCTTGTTCAAGACAAAGATGTAATAGAATTCAAAATATAA
- a CDS encoding phosphomannomutase/phosphoglucomutase, which produces MKINPYIFRGYDLRGIVNKDLNSEIVEHIGKAYGAFLQRRGIKKGVISYDSRATSPQYSEAIIKGLNWAGIDIVDIGMNLIGTFYWSQYYLDCKGGVYVTASHNPAEYNGFKLAIDFSETLVSESIQELRRIVENEDYKQADTPGKAEKQDIRQAYFADLLKRLPISKEFKVIVDPSCSTAGVIAPDLLRRTGCKVVESNCELDSSFPLGAPDPTGLTVAQRLRERVLQEKGDIGFSYDADGDRIGIVDDKGNIIWNDVLVALFAIDVLNDYPGATIMYNTLCSKVVEETILNHGGKPFMWRTGHSFLKKKNQEIKAAFIGELSGHFFFSADFYNHDDGLYSTLRLLKYLAKTNQSLSNAIDSLPKYISSPEIKIYCADEKKVALMEKISLVLKKDFPEAKVIDDERAGDGIRLDFTNEMFVIRYSQNAPYLTVKFEAKTGNRYNYLKNYINKLLHSYEEINWNSKINLNLKALEE; this is translated from the coding sequence ATGAAAATTAATCCTTATATATTTCGTGGATATGATCTGCGGGGTATAGTTAATAAAGATTTAAATTCGGAAATCGTTGAACACATCGGAAAAGCGTATGGCGCTTTCTTGCAGCGGCGCGGTATTAAAAAAGGAGTGATAAGTTATGATTCAAGAGCCACAAGTCCTCAATATAGCGAAGCCATCATTAAGGGTTTAAATTGGGCTGGTATTGATATAGTCGATATAGGCATGAATCTTATCGGGACTTTTTATTGGTCACAATACTATTTAGATTGCAAAGGCGGGGTTTACGTTACTGCTTCGCACAATCCGGCTGAATATAATGGTTTTAAATTAGCTATTGATTTTTCTGAAACTTTGGTTAGTGAGAGTATTCAAGAGTTAAGACGAATAGTTGAGAATGAAGATTACAAGCAAGCTGATACACCGGGTAAAGCCGAAAAACAGGATATTCGCCAGGCATATTTTGCTGACTTACTAAAAAGATTACCCATTAGTAAAGAATTTAAAGTTATTGTTGACCCAAGCTGTTCAACGGCCGGGGTAATTGCCCCAGATTTACTGAGACGAACAGGATGCAAGGTAGTAGAAAGTAATTGCGAACTAGATTCCTCTTTCCCTTTAGGCGCGCCAGATCCAACTGGACTTACTGTTGCCCAACGCTTGAGAGAACGAGTGTTGCAGGAAAAAGGAGATATCGGTTTTTCATATGATGCTGATGGTGATCGAATTGGAATAGTTGACGACAAAGGAAATATTATCTGGAATGATGTGCTGGTGGCACTTTTTGCGATTGATGTTTTGAATGATTACCCTGGAGCAACGATAATGTATAATACGCTTTGTTCAAAAGTTGTTGAGGAGACAATTTTAAATCATGGCGGCAAGCCCTTTATGTGGCGGACTGGCCATTCATTTTTAAAGAAAAAAAATCAAGAAATTAAGGCAGCATTTATTGGAGAACTTTCAGGACACTTCTTCTTTTCCGCTGATTTTTATAATCATGATGATGGACTTTATTCAACTTTGCGTTTGCTAAAATATCTGGCAAAAACTAATCAGTCGCTCTCGAATGCCATTGATTCACTTCCTAAATATATATCGAGTCCAGAAATAAAAATATATTGCGCCGATGAAAAGAAGGTCGCGCTGATGGAAAAAATTAGCCTGGTGCTTAAAAAAGATTTTCCAGAGGCTAAAGTTATTGATGATGAACGAGCCGGCGATGGAATCAGGCTTGATTTCACCAATGAAATGTTTGTCATTCGTTATTCCCAAAATGCCCCCTATCTTACAGTCAAATTTGAAGCAAAAACAGGAAATCGATATAATTATCTGAAAAACTATATTAACAAATTACTCCATAGTTACGAGGAAATAAACTGGAATTCAAAAATAAATTTAAACCTCAAGGCGCTTGAAGAATAA
- the trpS gene encoding tryptophan--tRNA ligase, translating into MRVFSGIRPTGELHIGNYLGAIKQWIGLQEKAECVFCIVDLHAMTTPYKPGELQKNIQDLAIVYLAAGLNPEKCILFVQSEIKEHTELAWLLGTITPLGELNRITQFKEKAKKHPEYINAGLLNYPLLMAADILLYQTDLVPVGKDQKQHVELTREIARRFNNKFGKVFKEPESLLPKIGEKIMSLQNPKKKMSKTDDPRGCIGLFNTPDGIKKKVMAAVTDPGKVIKYDPIKKPGISNLLTVYHLFSEKPIKQLEKDFKNKGYAELKKSLIRLLVNSLEPFRRKRQELLSREVYVKEVLNQGSKKAQALAVSTMENVRKKMGFV; encoded by the coding sequence ATGCGGGTATTTAGTGGCATTAGGCCAACCGGCGAACTTCATATCGGAAATTATTTAGGAGCAATAAAACAATGGATTGGACTCCAGGAAAAAGCAGAGTGTGTTTTTTGTATTGTTGATCTGCATGCTATGACTACGCCCTATAAGCCCGGAGAATTGCAAAAAAACATTCAAGATTTAGCTATTGTTTATTTAGCTGCGGGTCTCAATCCAGAAAAATGTATATTGTTCGTTCAGTCGGAAATAAAAGAACATACCGAGTTAGCTTGGCTGTTGGGAACAATTACACCTTTGGGAGAATTAAATAGAATAACCCAATTTAAAGAAAAGGCAAAAAAACACCCAGAATATATTAATGCTGGTCTCTTAAACTATCCCCTCTTAATGGCAGCTGATATTCTTCTTTATCAAACAGATTTAGTTCCGGTTGGTAAAGATCAAAAACAACACGTTGAACTAACCCGAGAAATTGCCCGTCGTTTCAATAATAAATTTGGGAAAGTTTTCAAAGAACCTGAATCGCTATTGCCAAAAATTGGAGAAAAAATTATGTCTTTGCAAAACCCCAAGAAAAAAATGTCCAAAACCGACGATCCTCGGGGATGCATCGGACTATTCAACACACCTGATGGAATTAAAAAGAAGGTGATGGCAGCAGTTACTGATCCCGGAAAAGTTATAAAATATGACCCCATCAAAAAACCAGGCATTTCTAATCTCCTAACTGTTTATCATCTTTTTAGTGAAAAACCGATTAAACAATTAGAAAAAGATTTCAAAAATAAAGGCTATGCAGAACTCAAAAAATCTTTGATAAGATTATTAGTGAATTCTTTAGAGCCTTTTAGAAGAAAAAGGCAAGAGCTTCTCTCTAGAGAAGTCTATGTAAAAGAAGTCCTTAACCAAGGATCAAAAAAAGCCCAAGCTTTAGCTGTCTCTACTATGGAAAATGTCAGAAAAAAAATGGGCTTTGTTTGA
- a CDS encoding ribonuclease J: MKKTFKQSNLIIIPLGGLSEVGRNMIVLEWQGKILIIDMGFRMPEEDMPGVDYIIPNISYLKGKEKNILGVVFTHGHYDHIGAVPYLIEKLGYPPLFASPLARGIILKRQQDFPIRKKLEIQTVKNGSRIKLGPFGVEFFRQNHNIPDNLGLFIQTPIGNLLHTSDFKFDSTPVNDLPTDFRKLHRLSSRKILLLMSDSTGAEEKGHSLSESLILKNLDEIFKEAKGRIIAATFASLINRIQQIVSLSEKYGRKVAVEGYSMKTNIEISRNLGYFKAKKGTLMKTKDLIKWPDSKITIICTGAQGEGQAVLMRIANKEHPILRLKKGDSVIFSSSVIPGNERTVQILKDGLYRQKAEVFHYQMMDIHAGGHAQQEELKQMIRIMNPRFFFPVHGQLSMLIANANLAKSQGIPERNIILAENGQIINLNQQMAFITKKTVPSNYIMVDGLGVGDVGEVVLRDRQTLATDGMFVIVAVIDRQTGQVRGSPDIISRGFVYLRESKELLAATRKKVIAIVNQTAGSGKAVNWVYVKDEIRNKIGQFLYTKTQRRPMILPVVIEV, translated from the coding sequence ATGAAAAAAACATTTAAACAATCAAATCTTATAATAATCCCCCTGGGAGGATTAAGCGAGGTTGGCCGGAATATGATAGTTCTGGAATGGCAAGGAAAGATTTTAATTATTGATATGGGTTTTCGAATGCCAGAAGAAGATATGCCAGGAGTCGATTATATTATACCGAATATCTCTTATTTGAAAGGAAAAGAAAAAAATATTTTAGGGGTAGTGTTCACCCATGGTCACTACGATCATATCGGGGCGGTTCCTTATTTAATAGAAAAGTTGGGTTATCCGCCTCTTTTCGCCTCTCCTTTGGCACGAGGAATTATCTTGAAAAGACAACAAGATTTCCCGATTCGAAAAAAGCTGGAAATCCAAACTGTCAAAAACGGCTCAAGAATAAAACTTGGCCCTTTTGGGGTGGAATTTTTCCGCCAAAATCATAATATTCCCGACAACTTGGGTCTTTTTATCCAAACCCCTATTGGAAATCTTTTGCATACCTCTGATTTTAAATTTGACTCTACCCCAGTTAATGACTTGCCGACCGATTTTAGAAAATTACATAGATTGAGTTCTCGAAAAATCTTGCTTCTAATGTCTGATTCAACGGGGGCCGAGGAAAAAGGTCATTCTCTTTCTGAAAGTCTAATTTTAAAAAATTTAGATGAAATATTTAAAGAAGCAAAAGGCAGAATCATTGCTGCTACTTTTGCCTCTCTTATTAATAGAATCCAGCAAATAGTGTCTTTGTCTGAAAAATACGGAAGAAAAGTAGCGGTCGAGGGTTATTCAATGAAAACAAATATTGAGATCTCCCGAAACTTAGGTTATTTTAAAGCAAAAAAAGGAACTTTAATGAAGACTAAAGATTTAATAAAATGGCCTGATTCCAAAATAACCATTATCTGCACCGGAGCCCAGGGCGAAGGACAGGCAGTTTTGATGAGAATTGCCAACAAAGAACATCCCATCTTGCGCCTGAAAAAAGGAGATTCTGTTATCTTTTCTTCGTCGGTTATTCCCGGAAACGAGAGAACGGTCCAAATCTTAAAAGATGGACTTTATCGTCAAAAAGCCGAAGTCTTTCATTACCAAATGATGGATATCCATGCCGGCGGTCACGCCCAGCAAGAAGAATTAAAGCAAATGATCAGGATTATGAATCCAAGGTTCTTTTTTCCAGTTCATGGACAGTTATCTATGTTGATTGCTAACGCTAATCTAGCTAAATCTCAAGGAATTCCAGAAAGAAATATCATTCTAGCTGAAAATGGCCAGATTATTAACTTAAATCAGCAAATGGCTTTTATCACAAAAAAGACTGTCCCCTCAAATTATATTATGGTTGATGGTTTGGGTGTCGGAGACGTTGGAGAGGTAGTTCTTAGAGACCGCCAAACACTAGCTACAGATGGAATGTTTGTTATCGTCGCTGTAATTGATAGACAAACTGGCCAAGTTCGAGGTTCCCCAGACATAATCTCAAGAGGTTTTGTTTATTTAAGAGAGTCAAAAGAATTGTTAGCTGCTACGCGCAAAAAGGTTATTGCTATTGTCAATCAAACGGCTGGATCTGGAAAGGCTGTTAATTGGGTTTATGTAAAAGATGAAATCAGAAATAAAATCGGGCAATTCTTATACACAAAAACACAAAGACGCCCCATGATTCTTCCCGTTGTTATAGAGGTATAA
- a CDS encoding glucose-6-phosphate isomerase has translation MEIRKKPEIRFLNDMKRVVYDQEWLKKTANFEIYYMYRGIKTKGELRYDITEIKTKMLGKEFPKTKGHEHLKTFQEVYKVLKGKAIFLFQKYRNKTIEDVYAVRAKIGAIVIVPPYYGHITINASKEELKIANWISKKCKNSYNLFEKRQGACYYYTRSGWIKNKNYKKVPKLRFKKSLKKMPKNLDFLAPH, from the coding sequence ATGGAAATAAGAAAAAAACCAGAAATCCGTTTCTTAAACGACATGAAGAGAGTGGTCTACGATCAAGAATGGCTAAAAAAAACTGCCAATTTTGAGATTTATTATATGTATCGGGGCATTAAAACAAAAGGTGAATTAAGGTATGATATCACAGAAATAAAAACTAAAATGCTGGGAAAAGAATTCCCCAAAACAAAAGGACACGAACATCTTAAAACCTTTCAGGAAGTTTACAAAGTATTGAAAGGAAAAGCGATTTTTCTGTTTCAGAAATATAGAAATAAGACAATTGAAGATGTTTACGCTGTTAGAGCTAAAATCGGTGCTATTGTTATCGTTCCTCCTTATTATGGCCATATAACTATTAATGCTTCTAAAGAAGAATTAAAAATTGCTAACTGGATTTCTAAAAAATGTAAAAATTCTTATAATCTATTCGAAAAAAGGCAGGGAGCTTGTTATTACTATACAAGGTCTGGTTGGATAAAAAATAAAAATTACAAGAAAGTGCCGAAGTTACGATTTAAAAAATCTTTAAAGAAAATGCCAAAAAATTTGGATTTCCTTGCCCCGCACTAA
- the secG gene encoding preprotein translocase subunit SecG codes for MKEILLLLQIIVSICLVIFILLQQRGTALGSIFGSGGGGGGEGAFYGTRRGIQKKLLWVTIITGALFIILALSRLILA; via the coding sequence ATGAAAGAAATTCTACTCTTATTACAAATTATAGTTAGTATTTGTTTGGTTATTTTTATTTTACTCCAACAAAGAGGAACGGCTTTGGGTTCAATTTTCGGTAGCGGCGGAGGGGGAGGGGGAGAAGGAGCATTTTATGGCACCAGGAGAGGTATTCAGAAAAAACTTCTTTGGGTAACAATAATCACTGGAGCCCTCTTTATCATTCTGGCCCTTTCGAGGTTGATCCTTGCTTAA